The genome window CCTAATGTACTGATCTgtattcataaattaaatttttagtcTCCTTAGACCAGAAGATATTTCAACATAATGACTTTTGTTCTTGTCTGTGTGTTCCTTAATCCTATGCAAGCCTTCGCTTAACTTATctaaacctagttctttgatccatactctacaaaattcattgtgttgggcttttttgGACCAAGACTTCATGAGGTAAGGGTTTGGGCTCCAAACTGTGTCCCCACATGTATAATTGGGGCAAATTTGCAGGAACCCTTTTTGCAACACTTGTGTATAGACAAATATTGTCTAAAGACAACATTCATTCACGGCTTTATGTCATTGCTCTTTGTTCATTTCATTGTTTATTAAATCTGTTACGTCATACGTGCGTGGGTCTTGTTATGTTAATTtgcttaataaacgagtcatATTAAATTGAGGTATTTTAACATAATTACCAAATAGATCAAATTAGGTGTATATCTATACTTCAATACAACATGAATACGATGCACCAATGGAAAATGCAACCCCTCACCAGAAATGATTTTATTTCCATGAAGTAGAGACCTcgtccaaaaacaagttttgttACTAGTTATCCTATTGAGAAGCAACCTTGGAATTAAGAACTTGTAGCGAAACTTGATCCACTTCCCTAACATTTTTGGACATAGTCTCTAGTTTAGAGAAATTTTGATTATGGGGGAGTgcattaaaaattttgaaaatttaacggGTCTCAACTAGATAACTAGAACGACCACGTCAACTAGATCAAAACGTAACGTTAGGGAAGCGaatcaaaaatttgaaactttatgGGAAAAAATCAACTTCCCTAGGATCATGATCCAACGGTCATGGATAAActggttttgacttttgagaaTTCAAATTACAATGACTTGGTTTTTGAGTCTTGGGCCTCTTGGGCCTTGGCATTCTTTTCTTACCGATTGCTATTCAGCTTTGAGCTTCTACAGTGAGGACATTTCAACTTTGAATACAAAAGTTTCCCGCCACCTCATCCATCCTCACCTTTTCTCCTTCTTTGCACTAATCCTAATTGGTCATTGCTATATAATAGCATCCTATTACTTTGCTCTTCAGGTATCAGATACAAATTACGATACGATCATTTCAATAAAGAACATAGCGATAACAAGCTGGGTTATGTTTAAATTACAATTACGGCTTTTGGGTCCCTCGTGTAAAGCTTTACATCAATTCAATCACACAGGATTAgctcattttatttataattatagcGTTGTGAATTCTTCTAATTCTAATACGTTTGATTTGAATCGGCTAATAAATGAGTTTTCTAAATCGGGCCGAATTGATGAAGCCCGTAAGATGTTCGATAAAATGTCTGAAAGGGATGAATTTAGTTGGAGCACAATTATAGCTGCTTATGCTAATTTAGGGAGACTAGATGAGGCTAGAGAACTCTTTGATGAGGCTCCGAAGAAAAGTTCTTTCACTTGGTCTCCTCTTATATCTGGGTATTGTCGGCATGGTTGTGAAATTGAAGCTTTTGAATTGTTCTGTCAAATGCGGCTTGAGGGACAAAATCCCAGCCAGTATACATTAGGAAGTGTTCTTAGGGGGTGTTCAATATTGGGTTTGCGCCAGAGAGGTGAAAACCTTCATGGTTATGCCATAAAGGCTGGATTTGACTCTAATGTTTTTGTTGCCACTGGTCTTGTTGACATGTATGCAAAGTGCAAGTGCATTTTGGAAGCCGAATGTCTCTTTGAAACATTGACTGATAGGAAAAATAATGTGTCGTCGACTGCTATGATTACGGGGTATTCTCAGAGTGGTGATGGCTATAAGGCAATTGAGTGTTTCCGAGACATGAGGGCCGAAGGAGTTGAGTCCAATCAGTTCACATTTCCTAGCATATTGACAGCTTGTGCAACAGTTTCAGCAAGTGATTTTGGGGCTCAGGTGCATGGGTGCATAGTTAGGAGTGGTTTTGGTGCTAATGTGTTTGTTCAAAGTGCATTGGTTTGTATGTATGCAAAATGTGGAGACTTGAGAAGTGCAAGGAAGGGACTAGAGACAATGGAAACTGATGATGTAATCTCTTATAACTCCATGATAGTTGGGTGTGTAAGGCATGGGTTTGAAGAGGAAGTTCTGTCCTTATTTAAGAAAATGCATTCAAGAGATATGAAGATCGATGCCTTTACATTTCCATCAGTACTAAACTCTTTTGCTTCCATGATGGATACGAAAAATTCGAAATCCGTTCATTGTTTGATTATCAAGACTGGATTTGAGGCTTACAATCTAGTGAGCAATGCTCTTGTTGACATGTATGCTAAACAGGGAAGCTTAGCTTGCGCTTGTGAGGTTTTCAATCAGACGGTGGACAAGGATGTGATCTCGTGGACCTCCCTGGTCACAGGATATGCTCACAATGGCTCCCATGAAGAAGCTATTAAGTTGTTTCATGATATGATAACTACAGGAACCTGTCCAGATGAATACATGATTGCCAGCATTCTGAGTGCCTGTGCAGGATTGACAGTCTTAGAATTTGGGAAACAAGTTCATGCGAACTTTATTAAATCTGGACTTGAATCTTTGTCAATAGATAATTCCCTAGTCACAATGTATGCAAAATGTGGGTGTATAGAAGATGCCAGTAGAGTCTTCAGCTCAATGCGAGTAAGGAATGTGATTACTTGGACAGCTTTGATAGTTGGTTATGCACAGAATGGCAAAGGAAAGGACTCCCTACAATTTTATGATCAGATGATAGCAACTGGCACAAAGCCGGACTTCATTACTTTTATTGGCTTGCTATTTGCTTGCAGCCATGCTGGTCTTGTGGAAAATGGTCTCCGGTACTTTGAATCTATGGATAAGGTCTATGGAATAAAACCAGGTCCTGAACACTATGCCTGCATGATTGACCTCTGGGGGCGCTCAGGACACCTTAATGAGGCGAAGGAATTACTGAATAGAATGGATGTTAAACCAGATGCAACAGTATGGAAGGCACTACTTGGAGCATGTAGAGTACATGGGGATTTAGAGCTGGGAGAGAGTGCAGCaaacaaactttttgaattggAGCCCTCAAATGCTGTGCCTTACATTCTGTTAGCTAACATGTATTCTGCAGCTGGTAGATCGGAAGATTTTGCAAGAATTCGACAAATGATGAAATCAATGGGAATCAGAAAGGAGCCTGGTTGCAGTTGGATTGAGATGAACAGTCATGTGCATGAATTTATGTCTGAAGATAGAGGCCATCCAAGGACATCTGAGATTTATTCTAAGCTTGATGAGATTATGATATTGATCAAGGAAGCGGGGTATGTGCCAGATAAGAAGTTTGCACTTCATGACATGGATGAGGAGAGTAAGGAGCTTGGTCTAGCTTATCACAGTGAGAAGTTGGCCATAGCTTTTGGGCTTCTCACTCTGCCACCGGTAGTACCAATTCGAATCTTCAAGAATCTTCGGGTTTGTGGGGATTGCCATAGCGCTATGAAATATATATCAAGAGTTTTTCTTCGGCATATTATTTTGAGGGATTCAAACTGTTTTCATCATTTTAGAGAAGGAAAGTG of Quercus lobata isolate SW786 chromosome 8, ValleyOak3.0 Primary Assembly, whole genome shotgun sequence contains these proteins:
- the LOC115955417 gene encoding pentatricopeptide repeat-containing protein At2g03880, mitochondrial; protein product: MTWFLSLGPLGPWHSFLTDCYSALSFYSEDISTLNTKVSRHLIHPHLFSFFALILIGHCYIIASYYFALQVSDTNYDTIISIKNIAITSWVMFKLQLRLLGPSCKALHQFNHTGLAHFIYNYSVVNSSNSNTFDLNRLINEFSKSGRIDEARKMFDKMSERDEFSWSTIIAAYANLGRLDEARELFDEAPKKSSFTWSPLISGYCRHGCEIEAFELFCQMRLEGQNPSQYTLGSVLRGCSILGLRQRGENLHGYAIKAGFDSNVFVATGLVDMYAKCKCILEAECLFETLTDRKNNVSSTAMITGYSQSGDGYKAIECFRDMRAEGVESNQFTFPSILTACATVSASDFGAQVHGCIVRSGFGANVFVQSALVCMYAKCGDLRSARKGLETMETDDVISYNSMIVGCVRHGFEEEVLSLFKKMHSRDMKIDAFTFPSVLNSFASMMDTKNSKSVHCLIIKTGFEAYNLVSNALVDMYAKQGSLACACEVFNQTVDKDVISWTSLVTGYAHNGSHEEAIKLFHDMITTGTCPDEYMIASILSACAGLTVLEFGKQVHANFIKSGLESLSIDNSLVTMYAKCGCIEDASRVFSSMRVRNVITWTALIVGYAQNGKGKDSLQFYDQMIATGTKPDFITFIGLLFACSHAGLVENGLRYFESMDKVYGIKPGPEHYACMIDLWGRSGHLNEAKELLNRMDVKPDATVWKALLGACRVHGDLELGESAANKLFELEPSNAVPYILLANMYSAAGRSEDFARIRQMMKSMGIRKEPGCSWIEMNSHVHEFMSEDRGHPRTSEIYSKLDEIMILIKEAGYVPDKKFALHDMDEESKELGLAYHSEKLAIAFGLLTLPPVVPIRIFKNLRVCGDCHSAMKYISRVFLRHIILRDSNCFHHFREGKCSCGDYW